One part of the Streptomyces ferrugineus genome encodes these proteins:
- a CDS encoding glycoside hydrolase family 13 protein: MLSKYHWWRDAVIYQVYVRSFLDSTGDGVGDLAGVRAGLPYLKKLGVDGIWLSPFYPSPQHDHGYDVADYCDVDRLFGDLAEFDLLVAAARRLGIKVLLDIVPNHCSSEHPWFEEALAAEPGSAARARFHFADGRGTDGAEPPNNWHSMFGGPAWSRVTEADGRPGQWYLHMFAPEQPDWNWRNPEIGAEFDRILRFWLDRGIDGFRIDVAAGLFKHPELPDSDDPEADARTRDSVNALAWNQPEVHEVWRQWRSICEEYTARDGRERLLVGEVSVPTAREHAQYVRSDELHQAFFFDLLSAPWEAGAFRKVISEAMQDIAGTGSTVTWVLNNHDQVRTVTRYGEPATEGSGLGAARARAAALLMLALPGAAYIYQGEELGLPEVVDLPDDVLTDPIFRRTGSRARIRDGCRVPLPWSGQASPFGFTSGAESAKPWLPQPEYFAEYATDRALADTRSFWHLYRDGLQLRAALPQLGEGTLTWLDGAPGVLAFVRGDGLVCAVNFGTAPTPAPVSGTPLLSSGPCPAGVLPGSTAAWWINDR, encoded by the coding sequence ATGCTGAGTAAGTACCACTGGTGGCGTGACGCGGTGATCTACCAGGTCTACGTCCGCAGCTTCCTCGACAGCACCGGCGACGGCGTCGGCGATCTCGCCGGGGTCCGGGCGGGGCTGCCGTATCTGAAGAAGCTCGGGGTCGACGGGATCTGGCTGAGCCCGTTCTATCCCTCGCCGCAGCACGACCACGGCTACGACGTCGCCGACTACTGCGACGTGGACCGGCTCTTCGGCGACCTCGCCGAGTTCGACCTGCTGGTCGCGGCGGCCCGGCGGCTCGGGATCAAGGTGCTGCTCGACATCGTCCCCAACCACTGCTCCAGCGAGCACCCGTGGTTCGAGGAGGCGCTGGCCGCCGAGCCCGGCAGCGCGGCCCGCGCCCGCTTCCACTTCGCCGACGGCCGGGGGACCGACGGCGCGGAGCCGCCCAACAACTGGCACTCCATGTTCGGCGGCCCGGCCTGGAGCCGGGTGACCGAGGCGGACGGCCGGCCCGGCCAGTGGTACCTGCACATGTTCGCGCCCGAGCAGCCCGACTGGAACTGGCGCAACCCCGAGATCGGCGCCGAGTTCGACCGCATCCTGCGCTTCTGGCTGGACCGGGGCATCGACGGCTTCCGCATCGACGTCGCCGCCGGCCTCTTCAAGCACCCTGAGCTGCCCGACTCCGACGACCCGGAGGCCGACGCCCGCACCCGTGACTCGGTCAACGCGCTCGCCTGGAACCAGCCCGAGGTGCACGAGGTGTGGCGCCAGTGGCGCTCCATATGCGAGGAGTACACCGCCCGCGACGGCCGTGAGCGCCTCCTCGTCGGCGAGGTGTCCGTGCCGACCGCCCGCGAGCACGCCCAGTACGTCCGTTCCGACGAACTCCACCAGGCCTTCTTCTTCGACCTGCTCAGCGCCCCCTGGGAGGCCGGCGCCTTCCGCAAGGTCATCTCCGAGGCCATGCAGGACATCGCCGGCACCGGCTCGACGGTCACCTGGGTCCTCAACAACCACGACCAGGTCCGCACCGTCACCCGCTACGGCGAACCCGCCACCGAAGGCAGCGGACTCGGCGCCGCCCGCGCCCGCGCCGCCGCGCTGCTGATGCTGGCGCTGCCCGGCGCCGCGTACATCTACCAGGGCGAGGAACTGGGCCTGCCCGAGGTCGTCGACCTGCCCGACGACGTGCTCACCGACCCGATCTTCCGCCGCACCGGAAGCCGCGCCCGCATCCGCGACGGCTGCCGGGTGCCGCTGCCCTGGTCCGGTCAGGCGTCGCCGTTCGGCTTCACCTCGGGTGCCGAGAGCGCCAAGCCCTGGCTGCCGCAGCCCGAGTACTTCGCCGAGTACGCCACCGACCGCGCCCTCGCCGACACCCGCTCCTTCTGGCACCTGTACCGCGACGGCCTCCAACTGCGCGCCGCCCTGCCCCAGTTGGGCGAGGGAACGCTGACCTGGCTGGACGGCGCGCCCGGCGTCCTGGCCTTCGTCCGCGGCGACGGCCTCGTCTGCGCCGTCAACTTCGGTACGGCGCCCACCCCCGCGCCCGTCTCCGGCACCCCGCTGCTGTCCAGCGGCCCCTGCCCGGCCGGCGTCCTGCCCGGCTCCACGGCGGCCTGGTGGATCAACGACCGCTGA
- a CDS encoding ABC transporter substrate-binding protein, translating into MRWIHAAGRGLLVLVVILTGYVASGARADEGPADGRGPLTLATAGDLTGYLGSVLEGWNRTHPDERVTLVELPDSADETHAQMTTDLRGGDRSRFDILNIDVSWTSEFAAHGWIRPLARDRFPLDTFLPPVVDTATYDGRLYAVPYVTNAGLLLYRKDILAKEGVDPPRTWAELEKQAKTIAPRYGLDGYAGQFLPYEGLTVNAAEAVYSAGGSILGGEGERVTVNSTAARDGIGFLARGVREGWIPRRALTYKEEESKQAFQDGRLLFLRNWPYAYVVASAKGSPVAGKIGAVPLPGPDGPGTSVLGGSNLAVSTYTEHPDSAARLLAYLTSERVQRQVLTRGALPPVRADLYEDPALIRRFPYLPTLRESVLTAAPRPKSPRYDQVSLVVQAVVHDAMTGRETPAAAVRRLARELDAIAR; encoded by the coding sequence TGATCCTGACCGGCTACGTCGCCTCCGGTGCCCGTGCCGACGAGGGTCCGGCGGACGGCAGGGGGCCCTTGACCCTCGCCACCGCCGGGGACCTCACGGGCTATCTCGGCTCCGTCCTGGAGGGCTGGAACCGCACCCACCCCGACGAGCGGGTCACCCTCGTCGAGCTGCCCGACTCCGCCGATGAGACCCACGCGCAGATGACCACCGACCTGCGCGGCGGCGACCGCAGCCGCTTCGACATCCTCAACATCGACGTCAGCTGGACCTCGGAGTTCGCGGCGCACGGCTGGATCCGCCCGCTCGCGCGCGACCGCTTCCCGCTGGACACCTTCCTGCCACCGGTCGTGGACACGGCGACCTACGACGGACGGCTGTACGCGGTCCCGTACGTCACCAACGCCGGCCTGCTCCTCTACCGCAAGGACATCCTCGCCAAGGAGGGCGTCGACCCGCCGCGCACCTGGGCCGAACTGGAGAAACAGGCCAAGACCATCGCCCCGCGGTACGGCCTGGACGGTTACGCCGGCCAGTTCCTGCCGTACGAGGGACTCACCGTCAACGCCGCGGAGGCCGTCTACTCGGCGGGCGGCTCGATCCTCGGCGGCGAGGGCGAGCGCGTCACCGTGAACTCCACGGCGGCCCGCGACGGCATCGGCTTCCTCGCCCGGGGCGTACGCGAGGGCTGGATCCCGAGGCGGGCGCTGACCTACAAGGAGGAGGAGTCCAAGCAGGCATTCCAGGACGGCCGCCTGCTCTTCCTCCGCAACTGGCCGTACGCCTATGTCGTCGCGTCGGCCAAGGGCTCGCCGGTCGCCGGGAAGATCGGCGCCGTCCCGCTGCCGGGGCCGGACGGGCCCGGGACGAGCGTGCTGGGCGGCTCCAACCTGGCCGTCAGCACCTACACCGAGCACCCCGACTCCGCCGCGCGGCTGCTCGCGTATCTGACCAGCGAGCGCGTCCAGCGCCAGGTGCTGACGCGCGGCGCGCTGCCGCCCGTACGGGCCGACCTGTACGAGGATCCGGCACTGATCCGGCGGTTCCCGTATCTGCCGACCCTGCGCGAGAGCGTGCTCACGGCCGCGCCGCGCCCCAAGAGCCCGCGCTACGACCAGGTCAGCCTGGTGGTGCAGGCGGTCGTGCACGACGCGATGACCGGGCGTGAGACGCCCGCGGCTGCGGTGCGGCGGCTGGCGCGTGAGCTCGACGCCATCGCGCGCTGA
- a CDS encoding ABC transporter substrate-binding protein produces MMRRRTTLLTGCTALVLALGATACGGGPVSAGGGDKALSGQTVTVAGVWSGSEQKNFQKVLDAFTEKTGAKTQFVSTGDNVSTVVGSKIEGGNAPDVVMVPQVGVLKQFADSGWLKPLSGAAQKSVDTNFAPVWKNYGSVDGTLYGLYFKAAHKSTVWYSPDALAQAGVEPPKTYDAMLKAGQTVSDSGLAAFAVAGQDGWTLTDWFENVYLSQAGPEKYDALAAHKLKWTDPSVVEALTTLGKLFKDKQLIAGGQKGALNTDFPGSVEKVFGPKPEAGMVYEGDFVAGVAKDQFGKKIGEDANFFPFPAVGGGKAPVVSGGDAAVVLKDGKNAKAGMALLEYLATPEAAAVWAEAGGFLSPNKNVDLASYGDDVTRATAKSLVSAGDSVRFDMSDQAPAAFGGTKGAGEWKLLQDFLRDPSDAKGTAAKLEAAAAKAYQGQG; encoded by the coding sequence ATGATGCGACGACGTACGACCCTGCTCACCGGCTGCACCGCTCTCGTCCTAGCACTCGGCGCGACCGCCTGCGGCGGCGGACCCGTCTCCGCGGGCGGCGGCGACAAGGCGCTCAGCGGCCAGACGGTCACCGTGGCGGGTGTCTGGTCCGGCAGTGAGCAGAAGAACTTCCAGAAGGTGCTGGACGCGTTCACCGAGAAGACCGGCGCCAAGACCCAGTTCGTCTCCACCGGGGACAACGTCTCCACCGTCGTCGGCAGCAAGATCGAGGGCGGCAACGCCCCCGACGTCGTGATGGTCCCGCAGGTCGGCGTCCTGAAGCAGTTCGCGGACAGCGGCTGGCTCAAGCCGCTGTCCGGCGCCGCCCAGAAGTCCGTGGACACCAACTTCGCACCCGTGTGGAAGAACTACGGCAGCGTCGACGGCACCCTCTACGGCCTCTACTTCAAGGCCGCCCACAAGTCGACCGTCTGGTACAGCCCCGACGCCCTCGCCCAGGCGGGCGTCGAGCCGCCGAAGACGTACGACGCCATGCTGAAGGCCGGGCAGACCGTCTCCGACTCGGGACTGGCCGCCTTCGCGGTGGCCGGGCAGGACGGCTGGACGCTGACCGACTGGTTCGAGAACGTCTATCTCTCCCAGGCCGGGCCCGAGAAGTACGACGCGCTCGCCGCGCACAAGCTCAAGTGGACCGACCCCTCCGTCGTCGAGGCGCTCACCACCCTCGGCAAGCTGTTCAAGGACAAGCAGCTCATCGCGGGCGGCCAGAAGGGCGCCCTGAACACCGACTTCCCCGGCTCGGTGGAGAAGGTGTTCGGCCCGAAGCCCGAGGCCGGCATGGTCTACGAGGGCGACTTCGTCGCGGGCGTCGCCAAGGACCAGTTCGGCAAGAAGATCGGCGAGGACGCGAACTTCTTCCCCTTCCCCGCCGTCGGCGGCGGCAAGGCGCCCGTGGTCAGCGGCGGTGACGCGGCCGTCGTCCTGAAGGACGGCAAGAACGCCAAGGCCGGCATGGCGCTGCTGGAGTACCTGGCGACACCGGAGGCCGCGGCGGTGTGGGCTGAGGCCGGCGGCTTCCTGTCCCCGAACAAGAACGTCGACCTCGCCTCGTACGGCGACGACGTCACCCGCGCGACCGCCAAGTCCCTCGTCTCCGCGGGCGACTCGGTCCGCTTCGACATGTCCGACCAGGCCCCGGCCGCGTTCGGCGGCACCAAGGGCGCCGGCGAGTGGAAGCTGCTGCAGGACTTCCTGCGCGACCCGTCGGATGCGAAGGGGACCGCGGCGAAGCTGGAGGCCGCGGCGGCCAAGGCGTACCAGGGCCAGGGCTGA